One Callospermophilus lateralis isolate mCalLat2 chromosome 6, mCalLat2.hap1, whole genome shotgun sequence genomic region harbors:
- the LOC143401512 gene encoding class I histocompatibility antigen, Gogo-OKO alpha chain-like isoform X2, translated as MGVVAPRELLLLLLGTLALTDIWAGSHSLRYFDTSVSRPGHGKPRFISVGYVDDTQFVRFDSDTENPREEARAPWMEQEGSEFWDQITQISTSNAHHHLVCLNNLRGYYNQSAGGSHILQRIWGCDVGPDRRFLRGYKQYAYDGKDYISLNEDLSSWTSADAAARNTQRKLEAAGDAEHSKAYLEGTCVEELLRYLENGKEALQRLEPPSQPIMGIVAGLVLLGAVITGAVVPFVMWKKKNTGRKSAGTYASAACNDSAQDSDVSLTA; from the exons ATGGGGGTAGTGGCTCCCCGAGAGCTGCTCCTGCTGCTGTTGGGGACCCTGGCCCTGACGGACATTTGGGCAG GCTCCCACTCCTTGAGGTATTTCGACACCTCCGTGTCCCGGCCGGGTCACGGGAAGCCTCGCTTCATCTCCGTGGGCTACGTGGACGACACGCAGTTCGTGCGCTTCGACAGCGACACCGAGAATCCCAGGGAGGAGGCGCGGGCGCCATGGATGGAGCAAGAGGGATCTGAGTTTTGGGACCAGATCACACAGATTTCCACGAGCAACGCACATCATCACCTAGTGTGCTTGAACAACCTGCGCGGGTACTACAACCAGAGCGCGGGCG GCTCTCACATACTCCAGAGGATTTGGGGCTGTGATGTGGGGCCAGACAGACGCTTCCTCCGCGGGTACAAGCAGTACGCCTACGATGGCAAGGATTACATCTCCCTGAATGAGGACCTGAGCTCCTGGACCTCAGCGGACGCAGCGGCACGAAACACCCAGCGGAAGTTGGAGGCAGCGGGTGACGCAGAGCACAGCAAGGCCTACCTGGAGGGTACCTGTGTGGAGGAGCTCCTCAGATATCTGGAGAACGGGAAGGAGGCATTGCAGCGCTTAG AGCCACCCTCTCAGCCCATCATGGGAATTGTTGCTGGCCTGGTCCTCCTTGGAGCTGTTATCACTGGAGCTGTGGTCCCTTTTGTCATGTGGAAGAAGAAAAACACAGGTAGGAAAAGTGCAGG GACCTATGCTTCAGCTGCCT GTAATGacagtgcccaggactctgatgtGTCTCTCACTGCTTAG
- the LOC143401512 gene encoding class I histocompatibility antigen, Gogo-OKO alpha chain-like isoform X1, whose protein sequence is MGVVAPRELLLLLLGTLALTDIWAGSHSLRYFDTSVSRPGHGKPRFISVGYVDDTQFVRFDSDTENPREEARAPWMEQEGSEFWDQITQISTSNAHHHLVCLNNLRGYYNQSAGGSHILQRIWGCDVGPDRRFLRGYKQYAYDGKDYISLNEDLSSWTSADAAARNTQRKLEAAGDAEHSKAYLEGTCVEELLRYLENGKEALQRLDPPKTHLTHHTSPDGDVTLKCWALGFYPKEITLNWQRDGEDQIQDMELVETRPAGDGNFQKWAAVVVSAGEEQRYTCHVHHEGLPEPLILRWEPPSQPIMGIVAGLVLLGAVITGAVVPFVMWKKKNTGRKSAGTYASAACNDSAQDSDVSLTA, encoded by the exons ATGGGGGTAGTGGCTCCCCGAGAGCTGCTCCTGCTGCTGTTGGGGACCCTGGCCCTGACGGACATTTGGGCAG GCTCCCACTCCTTGAGGTATTTCGACACCTCCGTGTCCCGGCCGGGTCACGGGAAGCCTCGCTTCATCTCCGTGGGCTACGTGGACGACACGCAGTTCGTGCGCTTCGACAGCGACACCGAGAATCCCAGGGAGGAGGCGCGGGCGCCATGGATGGAGCAAGAGGGATCTGAGTTTTGGGACCAGATCACACAGATTTCCACGAGCAACGCACATCATCACCTAGTGTGCTTGAACAACCTGCGCGGGTACTACAACCAGAGCGCGGGCG GCTCTCACATACTCCAGAGGATTTGGGGCTGTGATGTGGGGCCAGACAGACGCTTCCTCCGCGGGTACAAGCAGTACGCCTACGATGGCAAGGATTACATCTCCCTGAATGAGGACCTGAGCTCCTGGACCTCAGCGGACGCAGCGGCACGAAACACCCAGCGGAAGTTGGAGGCAGCGGGTGACGCAGAGCACAGCAAGGCCTACCTGGAGGGTACCTGTGTGGAGGAGCTCCTCAGATATCTGGAGAACGGGAAGGAGGCATTGCAGCGCTTAG ACCCCCCAAAGACACATCTGACTCACCACACTAGCCCTGACGGAGATGTCACTCTGAAGTGCTGGGCCCTGGGATTCTACCCTAAGGAGATCACCCTGAACTGGCAACGAGATGGGGAGGACCAGATCCAGGACATGGAGCTTGTGGAGACCAGGCCTGCAGGGGATGGAAACTTCCAGAAATGGGCGGCTGTGGTGGTGTCTGCTGGAGAGGAGCAGAGATACACATGCCATGTGCACCATGAGGGGCTGCCTGAGCCCCTCATCCTGAGATGGG AGCCACCCTCTCAGCCCATCATGGGAATTGTTGCTGGCCTGGTCCTCCTTGGAGCTGTTATCACTGGAGCTGTGGTCCCTTTTGTCATGTGGAAGAAGAAAAACACAGGTAGGAAAAGTGCAGG GACCTATGCTTCAGCTGCCT GTAATGacagtgcccaggactctgatgtGTCTCTCACTGCTTAG